Proteins encoded in a region of the Triplophysa rosa linkage group LG14, Trosa_1v2, whole genome shotgun sequence genome:
- the cep295 gene encoding centrosomal protein of 295 kDa isoform X5 — translation MFEDMRRKSSKASRLRLSPNEEAQLVKEELDRRRKLRLQQVREQERYIAQQVRRQVRERRETHVQILADALQHEWQQERADKLQILAKAYEESLLSVGHAHRSARENESDFEAGARRSMERLERAADRHRQALRELTARRHEEEQQRCRHVEARKKALLEEKKRALRVASLPPPPANPVESVGTKVRLPLKSAPAERFSVTHHHMPETAVDRETDTEQLDARQAAEEEVQRLEEVQREEACARLEKLEKARLRGNHALKKEQDTQNRTRLLSELERLQQADLLRRRQAVNNIPAQIFQPLYRQEEVRDEQQRDLEIAFHDMYTKECEVRGELVLQLVPEPLPQPSAGSPNEDLDVTLDPDREEHYTVTETPESSGPSGDPDRRALRRLLDRIRDGRDRARQGQSTAVEATSAEGDDVADVSSIETGTLGSREGEDAGSVTESEAVSEVSDEPVVEGMIPLAEDVTPVSGESEKRECIDQPTDEAVLLRQQQEQLVLLEELEEKQRELEWHLKEAQQERQMLEDAALVRSGIEEVRPLPDPAPEVTAGDTHTRRLHQYQQRLLEQNRRHKKCVEDAQRRLEEYQHTLKLRHAIGIGTAAQTLQPSSVCPLHPPNIRTPVHQSSLERDAIQTHSQQDLISPGEPASFDVIINPSVLQSRVSVQWSEDRSPEETSHDARVEVGVSEREQVPLPPPSVVLELLRSRQHRAAHAEVCDTSMPSFNAANAVQTPARTEKGAEPAREHDRGMSSAEEFTLMNTLLKAIEESSSHAEPPRQRPSLPLPVSNECAYEQQVRVNRGKVKPPVSRPSARVAFLQQMEAHELSAIQEVDTPVNMSLDAEVSESCSVSLPAVVSDGSVSERSQVMGRLSRMSWREALLIHSNTSASSINQQPEFGVNATPDRSSVDGECLSSTTVSTGSFSTSEHEPNCTITDSHIEPVGKENWVFQQSPKSTSCQSPAMRASVQQIIDKYTKDMDASLRTGSVHTGVNISSVSWSSVLQQDLSHYEDMCERRSSAVDLSNAELTGDFLPLQPHPDIDDSSSSSSSRDLVRNEQGSRMQGWNEAVNRIIERFSGQLWSNRGRLTGEPSSMSKDQVQASDFSQSKTTSVTSVLQTSIGPQSLPSEISRNSASPQADESNATSSVVDQMATRGHSEGCESVLSQLIGRASDITSSQVLDESNAPAGGLREMTLQQTVGAGDSSLGSDMGMSEISSAGLQRSEASNDDTSDCFLSLPTEVTHNESLECSLPACIAIVKETSRTNISTCPPDTSASDCLEPTDASLPSFAFDASLNQLRADTLIQSKSDLHISMEQLSLTCDSLCETDIVAPPTASDVSRMRSSPCAQDEKCNLVSHSAVENTLDKLLDRVQELGDVKGILEESTISFVSLPESTLQDPDITGLEEQTESVSEAKPGNESLEEKEMLEESDLSEGKVEGSSPSKRPESSFSHKVMLEFQSSSPRQQEALLRRRHHLAQRSALRAADVKAKRAELRKMSGVVQNVSKPTLSPDHSVQKFETAVCRLKTVSEIKICIPEKRCLEEVEMYQRTQRLYRQLEEVKQKKELHSCQKAHAKNREKAKEFHRKTLEKLRAKQNG, via the exons ATGTTTGAAGACATGAGGAGGAAATCCAGTAAAGCGAGTCGGTTGCGGCTCAGTCCCAATGAAGAGGCTCAGCTGGTGAAAGAAGAGCTGGACCGGAGGAGGAAACTCCGATTACAGCAG GTGCGTGAGCAGGAGCGTTACATCGCTCAGCAGGTGCGCAGGCAGGTGCGGGAGAGGAGAGAGACGCACGTGCAGATCCTTGCAGATGCGCTACAGCACGAATGGCAGCAGGAGCGGGCCGACAAACTACAGATCTTAGCCAAAGCCTACGAGGAGAGCCTGCTGTCGGTCGGCCACGCCCACCGCAGCGCACGGGAGAAT GAGTCTGATTTTGAGGCTGGGGCTCGGAGGAGTATGGAGAGGCTGGAGCGTGCGGCAGACAGACACCGGCAGGCGCTCCGAGAGCTCACGGCCCGCAGACACGAGGAGGAGCAGCAGCGCTGTCG GCACGTTGAAGCTCGGAAGAAAGCTCTTCTAGAGGAGAAGAAGAGAGCTTTAAGAGTGGCCAGTCTGCCGCCGCCTCCTGCAAACCCCGTGGAG AGCGTTGGGACGAAGGTGCGTCTTCCGCTCAAGTCAGCACCTGCAGAACGCTTTTCTGTCACACACCATCACATGCCAGAAACAGCCGtggacagagagacagacaccgAGCAG TTGGATGCTCGACAGGCAGCAGAGGAGGAGGTGCAGCGTTTGGAGGAGGTACAGCGAGAGGAAGCTTGCGCTAGGCTGGAGAAACTGGAGAAGGCGCGACTTCGAGGAAACCACGCTCTTAAGAAAGAACAGGACACACAG AACCGCACACGGCTGCTGAGTGAACTGGAGCGCCTGCAGCAGGCTGATTTACTGCGCCGCAGACAGGCAGTGAACAACATCCCAGCGCAGATCTTTCAGCCTCTCTACAGACAGGAAGAGGTCCGGGACGAGCAGCAGAGAGATCTCGAGATTGCCTTTCACGACATGTACACAAAAGAGTGCG AGGTCCGAGGTGAGCTGGTGCTTCAGCTGGTGCCTGAACCTCTTCCTCAGCCATCTGCTGGTAGTCCTAATGAGGACCTGGATGTGACCCTTGACCCTGACAGGGAGGAGCATTATACAGTCACTGAGACACCGG AGTCATCTGGACCTTCAGGAGACCCTGATAGACGAGCTCTGAGACGACTGCTCGACCGCATCAGAGATGGAAGAGATCGGGCCCGGCAGGGACAGAGCACTGCTGTGGAAGCGACGTCAGCTGAAGGTGATGATGTTGCAGATGTTTCCAGTATTGAAACGGGAACTTTAGGCAGCCGGGAAGGAGAGGATGCAGGCAGCGTAACCGAAAGCGAGGCGG TTTCTGAGGTCAGCGATGAACCCGTAGTAGAAGGAATGATCCCCCTGGCAGAGGATGTGACGCCCGTGTCAGGCGAGAGCGAGAAGAGGGAATGCATTGACCAGCCAACAGAT GAGGCGGTGCTCTTGAGACAACAGCAGGAGCAACTGGTATTACTGGAAGAACTGGAAGAGAAACAACGAGAGCTCGAGTGGCACTTAAAAGAGGCTCAGCAGGAGAGACAGATGCTGGAAGATGCTGCACTGGTGCGTTCTGGGATTGAAGAGGTCAGACCTCTTCCTGATCCGGCTCCAGAG gTTACAGCAGGGGATACACATACTCGGAGACTCCATCAGTACCAACAGCGTCTCCTGGAACAGAACAG gCGTCATAAAAAGTGTGTTGAGGACGCCCAACGCCGATTAGAGGAGTATCAACATACTCTGAAATTACGTCATGCCATTGGTATCGGCACAGCAGCACAAACACTACAGCCGTCTTCTGTTTGCCCTCTACATCCTCCCAACATCAGGACACCTGTTCACCAGTCATCCCTCGAAAGAGATGCTATCCAAACTCATTCACAG caGGATTTGATCAGCCCAGGGGAACCTGCGTCTTTTGATGTTATCATTAACCCATCAGTCCTCCAGTCTCGAGTGTCTGTACAGTGGTCTGAAGACAGGAGTCCTGAAGAGACGTCTCATGATGCTCGTGTAGAAGTCGGTGTTTCTGAACGTGAGCAggttcctcttcctcctccctcTGTTGTTCTAGAGCTTCTGCGCAGCCGGCAGCATCGAGCCGCACATGCAGAGGTCTGTGACACATCAATGCCGTCCTTCAATGCTGCCAACGCAGTCCAGACGCCAGCACGGACTGAGAAGGGGGCGGAGCCAGCCAGAGAACAC GATCGCGGGATGAGCTCTGCCGAGGAGTTCACTCTTATGAACACACTGCTGAAAGCAATTGAGGAGTCCAGCAGCCACGCCGAACCCCCCCGCCAGAGACCTTCCCTTCCGCTGCCGGTCTCAAACG AATGCGCATATGAGCAGCAGGTCCGAGTAAATCGAGGGAAAGTGAAGCCACCCGTGTCCCGTCCATCTGCCCGTGTGGCTTTCTTACAGCAGATGGAGGCTCATGAACTCAGTGCCATACAGGAGGTGGACACTCCTGTCAACATGAGCCTTGATGCAG AGGTCAGCGAGTCGTGCAGTGTGTCTCTGCCTGCTGTTGTTTCTGATGGCAGTGTGAGTGAGAGGTCACAGGTCATGGGCAGACTAAGCCGAATGTCCTGGAGAGAAGCTCTTCTCATCCACTCAAACACAA GTGCTTCCAGCATTAACCAGCAGCCAGAG TTTGGTGTGAATGCGACACCTGATCGATCATCTGTGGATGGAGAATGTCTATCATCCACTACAGTCTCAACAGGCAGCTTCTCCACTAGTGAACATGAACCCAACTGCACTATTACAG ACTCACACATTGAGCCGGTTGGAAAGGAGAACTGGGTGTTCCAGCAATCACCCAAATCCACTTCCTGTCAGTCACCGGCAATGAGAGCTTCAGTACAGCAGATCATAGATAAATACACAAAAGATATGGACGCTTCATTGAGAACTGGCAGTGTGCACACAG GGGTCAACATCAGTTCTGTGTCTTGGTCCAGTGTCCTTCAGCAGGATCTATCACACTATGAAGACATGTGTGAGCGCCGGAGCTCTGCTGTAGATCTATCTAACGCTGAGCTCACAG GTGACTTCTTACCTTTGCAGCCTCATCCAGACATCGACGACTCCtcctcatcatcttcatctagaGATCTAGTGAGAAATGAACAGGGTAGCCGAATGCAG GGGTGGAACGAGGCGGTAAACCGAATCATCGAACGCTTCTCCGGTCAGTTATGGTCTAATCGAGGTCGGTTGACTGGAGAACCATCCTCCATGTCTAAAGACCAGGTGCAAGCCTCTGATTTTAGCCAATCAAAGACGACTTCAGTCACGAGCGTGTTGCAGACGTCCATTGGCCCTCAAAGCCTTCCGAGTGAAATCTCCCGTAACTCCGCCTCCCCTCAGGCAGATGAAAGCAATGCGACTTCAAGCGTCGTAGATCAAATGGCCACCCGTGGGCACTCTGAAGGTTGCGAGTCGGTTTTAAGCCAGCTGATTGGCCGAGCGTCAGATATCACTTCATCTCAGGTACTCGACGAAAGTAACGCCCCTGCTGGTGGTTTGAGGGAAATGACCCTTCAACAGACAG TAGGTGCAGGAGATTCGAGTCTCGGTTCGGACATGGGCATGTCAGAGATAAGTTCAGCTGGCCTACAGCGTTCCGAGGCATCAAACG ACGATACTTCGGATTGCTTTCTTTCTCTGCCCACTGAGGTCACACACAATGAAAGTCTGGAGTGTTCACTGCCTGCTTGCATCGCCATCGTAAAGGAAACGTCTCGGACGAATATAAGCACCTGCCCACCTGATACTTCTGCTTCTGACTGCCTGGAGCCAACGGACGCTTCACTTCCATCGTTCGCTTTTGACGCATCGCTCAATCAGCTCAGAGCAGACACGCTGATTCAGTCCAAGTCAGACCTGCACATTTCAATGGAGCAGCTCTCTCTTACATGTGATTCCCTCTGTGAAACGGATATAGTGGCTCCGCCCACTGCTTCAGATGTGAGCCGCATGCGATCCTCCCCCTGTGCACAGGATGAAAAGTGTAACCTCGTGTCTCACTCGGCTGTCGAAAACACACTGGACAAGTTATTGGATAGAGTCCAG GAGTTGGGCGATGTAAAGGGCATTCTTGAAGAATCTACCATCTCATTCGTCAGTTTACCAGAGTCAACATTACAAGATCCTGACATCACTGGATTAGAGGAACAGACGGAGAGTGTGTCAGAAGCTAAACCTGGCAATGAATCGTTAGAAGAGAAGGAAATGCTGGAGGAATCTGATCTCAGTGAG GGCAAAGTGGAGGGCAGCAGTCCATCAAAGCGTCCAGAATCATCCTTCTCTCATAAAG TGATGCTGGAGTTTCAGTCTTCATCTCCTCGACAGCAGGAGGCGTTACTAAGGCGACGACATCATCTCGCCCAACGCTCGGCTCTTAGGGCTGCGGATGTCAAGGCTAAAAGGGCAGAGCTGAGGAAAATGTCGGGAGTCGTTCAAAATGTGTCCAAACCCACTTTATCACCAGACCACAGCGTCCAGAAATTCGAAACGG CAGTTTGTAGATTAAAGACTGTGAGTGAGATCAAGATTTGCATCCCTGAAAAGAGATGTTTGGAGGAGGTGGAGATGTACCAGCGCACTCAAAG ATTGTACCGTCAGTTAGAAGAAGTCAAACAGAAGAAGGAGCTGCATAGCTGTCAGAAGGCCCATGCCAAAAACCGAGAGAAGGCCAAGGAGTTTCACAGG aaGACGCTGGAAAAGCTGAGGGCTAAACAAAACGGATGA
- the cep295 gene encoding centrosomal protein of 295 kDa isoform X3 → MFEDMRRKSSKASRLRLSPNEEAQLVKEELDRRRKLRLQQVREQERYIAQQVRRQVRERRETHVQILADALQHEWQQERADKLQILAKAYEESLLSVGHAHRSARENESDFEAGARRSMERLERAADRHRQALRELTARRHEEEQQRCRHVEARKKALLEEKKRALRVASLPPPPANPVESVGTKVRLPLKSAPAERFSVTHHHMPETAVDRETDTEQLDARQAAEEEVQRLEEVQREEACARLEKLEKARLRGNHALKKEQDTQNRTRLLSELERLQQADLLRRRQAVNNIPAQIFQPLYRQEEVRDEQQRDLEIAFHDMYTKECEVRGELVLQLVPEPLPQPSAGSPNEDLDVTLDPDREEHYTVTETPESSGPSGDPDRRALRRLLDRIRDGRDRARQGQSTAVEATSAEGDDVADVSSIETGTLGSREGEDAGSVTESEAVSEVSDEPVVEGMIPLAEDVTPVSGESEKRECIDQPTDEAVLLRQQQEQLVLLEELEEKQRELEWHLKEAQQERQMLEDAALVRSGIEEVRPLPDPAPEVTAGDTHTRRLHQYQQRLLEQNRRHKKCVEDAQRRLEEYQHTLKLRHAIGIGTAAQTLQPSSVCPLHPPNIRTPVHQSSLERDAIQTHSQQDLISPGEPASFDVIINPSVLQSRVSVQWSEDRSPEETSHDARVEVGVSEREQVPLPPPSVVLELLRSRQHRAAHAEVCDTSMPSFNAANAVQTPARTEKGAEPAREHDRGMSSAEEFTLMNTLLKAIEESSSHAEPPRQRPSLPLPVSNECAYEQQVRVNRGKVKPPVSRPSARVAFLQQMEAHELSAIQEVDTPVNMSLDAEVSESCSVSLPAVVSDGSVSERSQVMGRLSRMSWREALLIHSNTSASSINQQPEFGVNATPDRSSVDGECLSSTTVSTGSFSTSEHEPNCTITDSHIEPVGKENWVFQQSPKSTSCQSPAMRASVQQIIDKYTKDMDASLRTGSVHTGVNISSVSWSSVLQQDLSHYEDMCERRSSAVDLSNAELTGDFLPLQPHPDIDDSSSSSSSRDLVRNEQGSRMQGWNEAVNRIIERFSGQLWSNRGRLTGEPSSMSKDQVQASDFSQSKTTSVTSVLQTSIGPQSLPSEISRNSASPQADESNATSSVVDQMATRGHSEGCESVLSQLIGRASDITSSQVLDESNAPAGGLREMTLQQTVGAGDSSLGSDMGMSEISSAGLQRSEASNDDTSDCFLSLPTEVTHNESLECSLPACIAIVKETSRTNISTCPPDTSASDCLEPTDASLPSFAFDASLNQLRADTLIQSKSDLHISMEQLSLTCDSLCETDIVAPPTASDVSRMRSSPCAQDEKCNLVSHSAVENTLDKLLDRVQELGDVKGILEESTISFVSLPESTLQDPDITGLEEQTESVSEAKPGNESLEEKEMLEESDLSEGKVEGSSPSKRPESSFSHKVVMLEFQSSSPRQQEALLRRRHHLAQRSALRAADVKAKRAELRKMSGVVQNVSKPTLSPDHSVQKFETVCRLKTVSEIKICIPEKRCLEEVEMYQRTQRLYRQLEEVKQKKELHSCQKAHAKNREKAKEFHRKTLEKLRAKQNG, encoded by the exons ATGTTTGAAGACATGAGGAGGAAATCCAGTAAAGCGAGTCGGTTGCGGCTCAGTCCCAATGAAGAGGCTCAGCTGGTGAAAGAAGAGCTGGACCGGAGGAGGAAACTCCGATTACAGCAG GTGCGTGAGCAGGAGCGTTACATCGCTCAGCAGGTGCGCAGGCAGGTGCGGGAGAGGAGAGAGACGCACGTGCAGATCCTTGCAGATGCGCTACAGCACGAATGGCAGCAGGAGCGGGCCGACAAACTACAGATCTTAGCCAAAGCCTACGAGGAGAGCCTGCTGTCGGTCGGCCACGCCCACCGCAGCGCACGGGAGAAT GAGTCTGATTTTGAGGCTGGGGCTCGGAGGAGTATGGAGAGGCTGGAGCGTGCGGCAGACAGACACCGGCAGGCGCTCCGAGAGCTCACGGCCCGCAGACACGAGGAGGAGCAGCAGCGCTGTCG GCACGTTGAAGCTCGGAAGAAAGCTCTTCTAGAGGAGAAGAAGAGAGCTTTAAGAGTGGCCAGTCTGCCGCCGCCTCCTGCAAACCCCGTGGAG AGCGTTGGGACGAAGGTGCGTCTTCCGCTCAAGTCAGCACCTGCAGAACGCTTTTCTGTCACACACCATCACATGCCAGAAACAGCCGtggacagagagacagacaccgAGCAG TTGGATGCTCGACAGGCAGCAGAGGAGGAGGTGCAGCGTTTGGAGGAGGTACAGCGAGAGGAAGCTTGCGCTAGGCTGGAGAAACTGGAGAAGGCGCGACTTCGAGGAAACCACGCTCTTAAGAAAGAACAGGACACACAG AACCGCACACGGCTGCTGAGTGAACTGGAGCGCCTGCAGCAGGCTGATTTACTGCGCCGCAGACAGGCAGTGAACAACATCCCAGCGCAGATCTTTCAGCCTCTCTACAGACAGGAAGAGGTCCGGGACGAGCAGCAGAGAGATCTCGAGATTGCCTTTCACGACATGTACACAAAAGAGTGCG AGGTCCGAGGTGAGCTGGTGCTTCAGCTGGTGCCTGAACCTCTTCCTCAGCCATCTGCTGGTAGTCCTAATGAGGACCTGGATGTGACCCTTGACCCTGACAGGGAGGAGCATTATACAGTCACTGAGACACCGG AGTCATCTGGACCTTCAGGAGACCCTGATAGACGAGCTCTGAGACGACTGCTCGACCGCATCAGAGATGGAAGAGATCGGGCCCGGCAGGGACAGAGCACTGCTGTGGAAGCGACGTCAGCTGAAGGTGATGATGTTGCAGATGTTTCCAGTATTGAAACGGGAACTTTAGGCAGCCGGGAAGGAGAGGATGCAGGCAGCGTAACCGAAAGCGAGGCGG TTTCTGAGGTCAGCGATGAACCCGTAGTAGAAGGAATGATCCCCCTGGCAGAGGATGTGACGCCCGTGTCAGGCGAGAGCGAGAAGAGGGAATGCATTGACCAGCCAACAGAT GAGGCGGTGCTCTTGAGACAACAGCAGGAGCAACTGGTATTACTGGAAGAACTGGAAGAGAAACAACGAGAGCTCGAGTGGCACTTAAAAGAGGCTCAGCAGGAGAGACAGATGCTGGAAGATGCTGCACTGGTGCGTTCTGGGATTGAAGAGGTCAGACCTCTTCCTGATCCGGCTCCAGAG gTTACAGCAGGGGATACACATACTCGGAGACTCCATCAGTACCAACAGCGTCTCCTGGAACAGAACAG gCGTCATAAAAAGTGTGTTGAGGACGCCCAACGCCGATTAGAGGAGTATCAACATACTCTGAAATTACGTCATGCCATTGGTATCGGCACAGCAGCACAAACACTACAGCCGTCTTCTGTTTGCCCTCTACATCCTCCCAACATCAGGACACCTGTTCACCAGTCATCCCTCGAAAGAGATGCTATCCAAACTCATTCACAG caGGATTTGATCAGCCCAGGGGAACCTGCGTCTTTTGATGTTATCATTAACCCATCAGTCCTCCAGTCTCGAGTGTCTGTACAGTGGTCTGAAGACAGGAGTCCTGAAGAGACGTCTCATGATGCTCGTGTAGAAGTCGGTGTTTCTGAACGTGAGCAggttcctcttcctcctccctcTGTTGTTCTAGAGCTTCTGCGCAGCCGGCAGCATCGAGCCGCACATGCAGAGGTCTGTGACACATCAATGCCGTCCTTCAATGCTGCCAACGCAGTCCAGACGCCAGCACGGACTGAGAAGGGGGCGGAGCCAGCCAGAGAACAC GATCGCGGGATGAGCTCTGCCGAGGAGTTCACTCTTATGAACACACTGCTGAAAGCAATTGAGGAGTCCAGCAGCCACGCCGAACCCCCCCGCCAGAGACCTTCCCTTCCGCTGCCGGTCTCAAACG AATGCGCATATGAGCAGCAGGTCCGAGTAAATCGAGGGAAAGTGAAGCCACCCGTGTCCCGTCCATCTGCCCGTGTGGCTTTCTTACAGCAGATGGAGGCTCATGAACTCAGTGCCATACAGGAGGTGGACACTCCTGTCAACATGAGCCTTGATGCAG AGGTCAGCGAGTCGTGCAGTGTGTCTCTGCCTGCTGTTGTTTCTGATGGCAGTGTGAGTGAGAGGTCACAGGTCATGGGCAGACTAAGCCGAATGTCCTGGAGAGAAGCTCTTCTCATCCACTCAAACACAA GTGCTTCCAGCATTAACCAGCAGCCAGAG TTTGGTGTGAATGCGACACCTGATCGATCATCTGTGGATGGAGAATGTCTATCATCCACTACAGTCTCAACAGGCAGCTTCTCCACTAGTGAACATGAACCCAACTGCACTATTACAG ACTCACACATTGAGCCGGTTGGAAAGGAGAACTGGGTGTTCCAGCAATCACCCAAATCCACTTCCTGTCAGTCACCGGCAATGAGAGCTTCAGTACAGCAGATCATAGATAAATACACAAAAGATATGGACGCTTCATTGAGAACTGGCAGTGTGCACACAG GGGTCAACATCAGTTCTGTGTCTTGGTCCAGTGTCCTTCAGCAGGATCTATCACACTATGAAGACATGTGTGAGCGCCGGAGCTCTGCTGTAGATCTATCTAACGCTGAGCTCACAG GTGACTTCTTACCTTTGCAGCCTCATCCAGACATCGACGACTCCtcctcatcatcttcatctagaGATCTAGTGAGAAATGAACAGGGTAGCCGAATGCAG GGGTGGAACGAGGCGGTAAACCGAATCATCGAACGCTTCTCCGGTCAGTTATGGTCTAATCGAGGTCGGTTGACTGGAGAACCATCCTCCATGTCTAAAGACCAGGTGCAAGCCTCTGATTTTAGCCAATCAAAGACGACTTCAGTCACGAGCGTGTTGCAGACGTCCATTGGCCCTCAAAGCCTTCCGAGTGAAATCTCCCGTAACTCCGCCTCCCCTCAGGCAGATGAAAGCAATGCGACTTCAAGCGTCGTAGATCAAATGGCCACCCGTGGGCACTCTGAAGGTTGCGAGTCGGTTTTAAGCCAGCTGATTGGCCGAGCGTCAGATATCACTTCATCTCAGGTACTCGACGAAAGTAACGCCCCTGCTGGTGGTTTGAGGGAAATGACCCTTCAACAGACAG TAGGTGCAGGAGATTCGAGTCTCGGTTCGGACATGGGCATGTCAGAGATAAGTTCAGCTGGCCTACAGCGTTCCGAGGCATCAAACG ACGATACTTCGGATTGCTTTCTTTCTCTGCCCACTGAGGTCACACACAATGAAAGTCTGGAGTGTTCACTGCCTGCTTGCATCGCCATCGTAAAGGAAACGTCTCGGACGAATATAAGCACCTGCCCACCTGATACTTCTGCTTCTGACTGCCTGGAGCCAACGGACGCTTCACTTCCATCGTTCGCTTTTGACGCATCGCTCAATCAGCTCAGAGCAGACACGCTGATTCAGTCCAAGTCAGACCTGCACATTTCAATGGAGCAGCTCTCTCTTACATGTGATTCCCTCTGTGAAACGGATATAGTGGCTCCGCCCACTGCTTCAGATGTGAGCCGCATGCGATCCTCCCCCTGTGCACAGGATGAAAAGTGTAACCTCGTGTCTCACTCGGCTGTCGAAAACACACTGGACAAGTTATTGGATAGAGTCCAG GAGTTGGGCGATGTAAAGGGCATTCTTGAAGAATCTACCATCTCATTCGTCAGTTTACCAGAGTCAACATTACAAGATCCTGACATCACTGGATTAGAGGAACAGACGGAGAGTGTGTCAGAAGCTAAACCTGGCAATGAATCGTTAGAAGAGAAGGAAATGCTGGAGGAATCTGATCTCAGTGAG GGCAAAGTGGAGGGCAGCAGTCCATCAAAGCGTCCAGAATCATCCTTCTCTCATAAAG TAGTGATGCTGGAGTTTCAGTCTTCATCTCCTCGACAGCAGGAGGCGTTACTAAGGCGACGACATCATCTCGCCCAACGCTCGGCTCTTAGGGCTGCGGATGTCAAGGCTAAAAGGGCAGAGCTGAGGAAAATGTCGGGAGTCGTTCAAAATGTGTCCAAACCCACTTTATCACCAGACCACAGCGTCCAGAAATTCGAAACGG TTTGTAGATTAAAGACTGTGAGTGAGATCAAGATTTGCATCCCTGAAAAGAGATGTTTGGAGGAGGTGGAGATGTACCAGCGCACTCAAAG ATTGTACCGTCAGTTAGAAGAAGTCAAACAGAAGAAGGAGCTGCATAGCTGTCAGAAGGCCCATGCCAAAAACCGAGAGAAGGCCAAGGAGTTTCACAGG aaGACGCTGGAAAAGCTGAGGGCTAAACAAAACGGATGA